Genomic segment of Caproiciproducens sp. NJN-50:
CAAAAACCGATAAAATATGAAATCGAATATTACCTGTTGAATTTTGGTAAATTAAGGATTATAATAGAATCGCAAGGTAAATAAAAGGTGCAATGCAGAGGCAGGGTGTACCACCACCCGCCTCCTGCATACGGAGACTCAGGCTCTCCATACACAACGGAATTCACCGCGCATTGCAGGACTTATTATACTTCCTTTTTCTGTTTTTGTACAGGGGAAGGAAGTATAAACACTTCTTTTTCCTCCTGTATCTGCGCGCGCGCCGGTGTATGGAATGACAACAAATTCCGTACCGGCGCTTTTTGTTGCCTTGCGGGCGGCGTGACGCCGCTTCCTTCGGCCTGCCGGACAGAACGGCGAAAATTCGCGGCTCAGTTTGGCAGGACGGTCTGGGGAATCTCCCAAAGGCAAAGCCCTTGCGCGGACCCGCCGGTCCATTGGACGAACGTGCCAACGGCGGACGCGATTTCCGCTTGCCGGGAGTTTCTTCCCTCTGTCCCACCCATCTCAGCTAATCATCTCGCTGTCTGCTGAACGGTGGGCCGTTGGATGCAACGTCATCGTTGCCCGCCGGCGGAATTCCGAATGTATGTGAAAGAAGTATGAACGCGGAAAGTCCAGCCCATACCCGGCGCAGTGAGAGAGATTCCGCCGGCAAAACAGGGAGCGGAGCGTCCAGCCCGATTGGCGCTCCGCTCCCGATTTTTATCAACAATCTATTATATTTTTTAATCATAATACAAATCGCGGATATTTAACTTTGTGCTGGACGTGAACGCAACGATCTTTTCTTGCCCTACCGGCTTCTATTCTGTGGCCATAGCCTGAAGAGTTGCAGTATGTTGAAATCCGGGACAACCCCGTAACCCGGAAAGTTTTCCGCCCGTTCTTTTCGCTTTCGGGAGATTCTAACTTCTGCCCCGCCAGACTAAGCAAACGGCTTTTTCCGTTCTGACTGGCGGACCGTCCCGACCGGATGGTCTCCGGCCGGATGGTCCGAAAGAAACTGGTCCCGGAGGTACCGCTTTCCGGTTTCCGTGCGGAAAATCCGTTCCATGGCCGCGCGGGCCGTTTCCGGCGAACTGCCGTCCTCGTAGAGATTGACCAGAAAATCCGCCTCGACCAGAATCTGGTAATCCATGCCGGAAATCCCGTTGTAGGTGTGGTGATGCCCGATCAGAAAACATACCCGGTCGATAAACCCGCCGGGAAGTCCGAGCGGCTCCAAAATCCGCCTCGCGACGGGAGGCCCTTCCAGCTCCTGGTACCGGCCCGCGCTGGAGCCGTATTTCCGCTCGCTTTCATGGATGCCGATGTCGTGCAGCACCGCCGCGGTTTCCAGGATGTCCCGCTCCGCGCGGGGAATGCCCTCCTCTTCGGCAATCGCTTTGGAAAAAGCGTAAACCTTCAGCGCGTGCTGAATCCGTTTCGGATCGCCCGCGTCACAGCGGAGCAAAGCCGTGATGATTTTAGAAATCGGAACCTCCATGAAGATATCCTCCTTGTCTTTCCGCCGGCTCCGCTATCCCCTGCTCTTCACCCAGCAGCCGGGGGCCAGAACCACCAGAACCGGCAGGATTTCCAGCCGTCCGAGAATCATGCTGAAGGAAAAGACCAGCTTGCTGAACGGGGAGAAACCGGAAAAATTGCCCAGCGGCCCCACCAGCCCGAGACCAGGCCCGATATTCCCGAGCGTGGCGGCGACGGCCGTAAAGGAAGTGACCAGGTCCTTGCCGTCCGGCAGGATCAGAAAGAGCGCGCAGGTAAAAACGGCGATGTAAAGGAAGAAAAAGGACAGAATGGAAGAAATCGTCTCCTCTTCCATAGCCCGCCCATTCAGCCTGACCCGGTAAATCGAGTGGGGATGGATAATTTTGGCGACCTCGCGCCGGGCGATCTTGAAGAGGACGACGATGCGCACTGATTTGATCGCGCCGCCGGTCGAGCCGGAGCACGGACCCAGGAACATCAGCAGGACAAGAATCGCCTGGCTGAAAAAGGGCCAGGTGGCGAAATCGGTGGAACTGAACCCCGTCGTCGTGATGACGGAGCTGACCTGGAAAAACGACTGCCGCAGGGCCTCCGGCACCGGGACGGGCATGCTCCGGCAGAGGTTCAGGGCAATCAGGGCGGTGGAAACCGCGACGGTGCCGAAATAAAACCGGAGTTCTTCGTCGTGCAGCACCGCGCGGAAATTTTTATGGATCAAAAAATAATAAAGCGTAAAGTTGACGCCGAACAGCAGCATGAATACGGCGATGACCAATTCCAGATACGGGCTGTGATAGGCGGCGACGCTGAGATTCTTGTTGGAAAAGCCGCCGGTTCCCGCCGTGCCGAACGTGTGGATCAGCGAATCGAACAGCGGCATGCGGCCGATCCGCAGGAACAGGATTTCAACGACCGTCATGACGCAGTAGATCGCATACAGGATCCTGGCCGCGTGGTCCATGCGCGGAACCAGCTTTTCAGGGGTGGGGCCGGGGGATTCCGCTTTCAGAATGGAAATCGCGCCGTTTGAACCGATTCTGCCGTTCGGATTCAGTGCCAGCATCAGAACCAGAACGCCCATGCCGCCCATCCAGTGGGTGAAGCTGCGCCAGAACAGGATGCCGTTCGGCAGGCCCTCCACCTTCTGCAAAATACTGGCGCCCGTCGTAGTGAAGCCGGAGACCGCCTCGAAAAAAGCGTCCACGGGTGAGGGGATCGCCCCGCTGATCACAAACGGCAGCGCGCCGAAAATGGAGATCAGCAGCCAGCCGATCGCCACGATCGCAAATCCGTCCCGCCCGTACATCCGCTTCTGCCGCACGGGGCAGAGGGACATCACGCCGCCGGCAAGCGTGAGAAGGATGATGGAAAAAAGGAAAGAAGGGGCGTCTCCCTGCTTGTAGTAAGTCGCGATCAGCAGCGGGGGCACCATGCAGCCGGCCTCGACCCAGAGAAGATATCCCAGATATCTGCAGATCAGTGGACAGTTCAATTCGGGACCTCCTCTGTGAGAATCAGCTCGTTGAGGTCGGCGAATTTCCGGTCCTTGGCCAGGACGATGACATTGTCGCCGGAGCAGAGCACATCGTCGCCGTGGGGGATGACGATCTCGTTCCCGTGCACGATCGCCGCGATCAGGGTCCCCGGCTGCATATGCAGGTCACGAAGCGGCACGTTCAAAAAGGAGGTGGAGCCGTCCGCGATGAACTCGGCCGCCTCCGCGTTGCCCCCGCAGATGCGGTACAGCGTGTTGACGGGGTTGCCCTGCGCGTTTGTCAGCCCGCGCACATACCGGAGAATCAGGTCCGTCGTGATCTGCCGCGGATTGACCACGCTGTCGATTCCCATCTTCTGGACGAGTTCGGGGTGGCTCAGCCGGGTGATCTTCGCAATGACCTTCCCGACGCCGTGCTGCTTCGCCAGAAGCGCCGCGATCAGGTTGTCCTCGTCCCGTCCCGTGGCTGCGATCAGCGCGCCCATGTCCTCAAGGTTCTCGGAAAGGAGCAGCGCGTCGTCGGAGCCGTCGCCGCAGATGATCAGCGACTGCGAAAGCAGCTCGGAAAGCTCCATGCACCGCTCCTTCCGGATCTCGATGATCTTGACCCGGATCCTGGCCTCTTCCAGCGAGCGGGCCAGATAATAGGAAAGGCGGCCTCCGCCCAGGATCATCACGTTCTTGATTTTCTGCGCCGGCATTCCGATCTGCCGGCAGAATTCAAAGACGTTCGAAGGCTTGCCCACCAGATAGACCGTATCGCCCGCAAGGATGCGGAACGAGCCGTCCGGAATGAAGACGCCTCCCTCCCGCATCACCGCGCCGACCAAGATCGGCGTGGGGAAATGGGCCGCGGTTTCCTTCAGCGTCAGGCCTGCGAGGGGCATCTGGCCGGTGACTTTCAGCTCGACCAGCTCCACCTTTCCCCTGGCGAACGGCTCCACGTTCACGGCGGGTGGGAACTGCAAAATCCGCGCGATTTCCTCCGCGGCGGCCTGCTCCGGATTGATGACCATGTCCAGGTCCAGGTCGGCGCGGAGCATGGAGATCTCCCCCGCGTATTCCGGGTCGCGGATGCGGGCGACGGTCTGCTGGACGCCGAGCTTTTTGGCGGTCAGGCAGCACAGCATGTTCAGCTCGTCGCTCGATGTGGCGGCAATGAGCAGGTCGCTTTCCCGCACGCCCGCTTCCAGCAGGGTGCGCACGCTCGCCCCGTTTCCACGGATGCAGAGCACGTCAAGGTCGTCGCCGGCTTTCTGCAGCGGTCCGGCACACTTGTCCACGACGGTCACGTCGTGGCTTTCCTGCGACAAAGTCTCCGCAAGCGTGTAGCCGACCTTCCCGCAGCCGACGATAATGATTTTCATAAGTAGACTCCCGTCCCCTCAAATACGGTCTGAAGTCATGACCGTTTTTCCCCATTGTAAAAAAACTTACTGTGCGTGCGCACCGAGCGTGCGCTGAAGCTCTATTTCACCGTTCCTGTCGCACACCGCGACGATTTCGTCGTTCGCGCGGAACGCCGTCAGGCCGTTTGGAATCATCAGGCTTTCCTTTCTCACGATGGAAATGATCAGCGAACCGGACGGAAGCGTCAGATCTTTCAGCATGACGCCGTCCAGCGCCGTATCGTCCGGAAGGGTGAGGGCGATGATGGAGGCCCGCCCCCTGTTCAGGGTCGCCAGCAGATGCGCCTGGGCGCTGTCGACTTCCTGTTCGATCAGATTGGTGATGATTTCCGTGCTGCTTACGGCAATGTCCGGGCCGAGCTTCCGCAGCGCGTCCAGGTTGCGCGGATCGTTGTTCCGCGCGATGACCTTCTTGATCTTGAATTCCTTTTTGGCAAGCTGGGAGGCGACGAGGTTGTCCTGGTCGCTTCCCGTGACGGCGATGAAGCAGTCCGCCCCGTCCGCGCCGGCCTCCTCCAGGGCTTCCAGCTCGGTCCCGTCGCCGAAGATGACCTCGGCGTCGAGCGAATTGGCAAGGCGGGTGCATTTCGCCTTATCCTTTTCGATCAGCTTGACGTCATACTTGCGCTCCATCAGGTTGCGCGCGATCTGGTGGCCCAGCTTGCCGCCCCCGACAATGATAACTTTCATGCACAGAACCCTCCTGCGGTCAGTCGATCACGGACGTGAGGACGACGCGGTCGCCCTCGGAAAGAGTGATGTCTTCCGTCTTCCGGCACAGCGCCATCCGGCCGTCGGCGCTGATCACGCCGAAAACCTGTTCCCCGCTGTTCCTGGGCACGTCGGACAGCTTCATGCCGGCGTGCGCGCGGTCCACCTCCTTGGAATGAAACGTGACGGTGGAGGTGCCGAGTGTCACGGTCCTCGGCTCCCACGGCAGCGTCAGCGCGGTTGCCATGGCGTCCCCCGCCAGGTTGGTCGGGCATACCGTCTTTAGGCCGAAGCGTTTGAAAATATTTTCGCGCAGGGGGTCCGAAATGCGCGCCACAACATTTTCAATCCCGAAAAATTCACGCGCCATCTGCGAAACCGTGATGTTCAGGTTGTCGTCCGGCGTAACCACCGCCATGGCATCGCAGCCCTCCACGCCGGCGCTGCGGAGGACCTTGCTGTCCATCGGCATTCCGACAACGGTGATGCCTCCGAACTCTTTTTTCAGATTGTGAAAGGAATCCGGGTCCGAGTCCACAACGGTGACGTCATGGCCCTGCTCATCCAGGATACCGGCAAGCCGTGAGCCAAGGCGTCCGCAGCCGATCACGAGTACGTTCACTTTCGTTCCCTCCTGCTGTTCCGATGTCTATTTTTTTGAAAAGCCGCTGCCGCCGGCCAAATGATCCGAAAGAAGAAAAAACAATCGGTGGATATGAACACAGGCGGGTTATAAAAACCCGCCTGTGTTTATTTTGGCCCGCCCGGAGGGATTTACCGGCAGTCTTACCGCCGACGGCTGGCGGCACAGCCGCGGCGCCGCTCCTCGCTGAAATTGTGCCGCAGGCACAATTCCCGGACGCTCGGACCCTTTCGGGTTCGAATCCCTCTGGGGGATTTGTGAAAAACGTTGGCCCGCCCGGAGGGATTTACCGGCGGTCTCACCGCCGACGGCTGGCGGCACAGCCGCGGCGCCGCTCCTCGCTGAAATTGTGCCGCAGGCACAATTCCCGGACGCTCGGACCCTTTCGGGTTCGAATCCCTCTGGGAGATTTGTGAAAAACGTTGGCCCGCCCGGAGGGATTCGAACCCCCGGCCTTCAGAATCGGAATCTGCTGCTATATCCGGACTTAGCTACGGGCGGATAACTACTGTATTATAGCACAGATGCGGCAAAAGTCAAATGCCAAAAAAAGAAAAGAAACCGCATCTTCAATTTTTCCTGTTTCCCCGCCCCAAATCTGTATTATAATAGAAAAAATCAAGGCAAAAACCGGAAAGGGGCATCATATGAAATATTTTGACCTGCACTGCGACACCGCGTCGGAGTGCTGCAAAAAAGGGCTTGGGCTTTCCTACAACGGGCTGCACATCAGCCTCGAAAAAACGGAGCGGTTCGAGCGGTGGGCTCAGGTGTTCGCGGTCTGGATCAGCGACGACCTGCGGGGGGAGGCCGCTTTCCGCTATTTTCAGGAGGTCACCGCGGATTTTAAACGGAAACTTTCCGCGGAGAAGGGGAAGGCGCCCGTTTTCTGCGTGGATGGGCCGGAACTGGAAAAGGCGGATTCCGCCGGGAAGAATATGGCACTGCTCTCCATTGAGGGCGGCGCCGCGCTGGGCGGCGAGCTTTCGCATCTGAACGAGGCATGGGAAACGGGCGTGCGCCTGATGACCCTGACCTGGAACGGACCGAACGAGCTCGGTGACGGCTGCATGACGCCAGGAGCCGACGGCCTGGCCCGATTCGGGAAAGAAGTCGTGAAACAGATGGGCGAGCTCGGCATGGTGGTCGACGTGTCCCATCTGTCGGAAAAAGGGTTTTGGGACGTCGCCCGGCTGGCGAAAGGCCCGTTTGTCGCGACGCACTCCGACTCGAAGGCGGTCGAGGACCACCCGCGCAACCTGACGGACGATCAGTTTCGTGAAATCGCGCAGCGCGGCGGTCTGGTCGGGCTGAATCTGTACGCGCCGTTTGTCGGCGGCGAAGGCTCGATCGACGGCCTGCTGCGGCACGCGGAGCATTTCCTGGAGCTTGGCGGCGAGGGGACCGTCGCGGTCGGCGCGGATTTCGACGGCTGCAAGCTCCGGGCCGAAATCCAGGGAGTCGGGGACATGGGACTGCTTTACGACGCGATGCGCGCGCGGTTTGGTGAAGAAATCGCGGACGGCATTTTTTTCCGCAACGCGTACCGGTTTTTCACGGCAGCGTACCGCTGAACCGATGCTCCATCCGGAACGCGGGGAAGGCTGAGTTTGGCGGGAGAGCTGAGGCGGACGCCTCCCGGTGACAAGGAAGCCTGACGCGTGTGATACGTAGGGCCTGCCAGGGCGCGCGGGAAAGCGAACCGATAATCTCCATCAGCTGTGTCCGACACAGCCACTTCCGGTCCGGAGGACTGATGTCGTCAGGCGTTCCGCTCTTTGGCGAACTCCTCAAACACGTCCGCGGCAAGCATCACGGTATCGAGGCACCGGGTCTCTTCCTTCTTGTACTTTTGGGTGAGCGCCGAGCATTCCGTGTCTCCCAGCGTTTCGGTGAATTTTTCCACCAGTGCGGCACACTGCTCTTTAAAACCGGGCGTCGCGTGCGCGCGCTCCCCAACGCTCATCTTTCCGAGGGCGGCGATGCAGGCGCAGAGCGCCCCGCAGGTTTTTCCGCAGCCCAGCCCCGCGCCGAAGCCGGCGACCAGCTTGAACGCTTCTTCCGGAAGGTCCAGATGGTATTCGTCGTCAATGGCGTGCAGGGTCGTTTCCGCGCAGTTGTTGTCTTTTACTAGGTAATAATCGCGAACTCTGTCTCGAAGCATGGTATCATCCTCTTTATTTTTATTAAGTGAGCCGCCGTGGCGGACGCATAGCGTCTTTTGCGCCTACGGCGTTCACGGCTTTCGCTTTCGGGAGGTTCCTTCTGTCCCGCCAGACTAAGCAAACGGCTTTTTCCGTTCTGACTGGCGGGCCGTCCCGACCGGATGGTCCGCTCCTAAGGCGGACACACAGTGTCTTTCGCGCCTATGGCGTTCCCGGCTTTAGCTTTCGGGAGGTTCCCGCCAAACAAAGCAGACGGCTTTTTCCGTTCTGACTGGCGGGCCGAAGACGCAGCGTCACGCTGCCGAACGGCGGAAGGGTCAGAACGCCGCGCGCGTCCGGGATGCTGCCGAACACCGGCTCCGCGGCGCTCCATTCGGGCGGTACCACCACCTGGCGCTCCTCCGGGGCGCGATTGACCGCGCAGAGCAGCGAATCTCCTCCGCCGGAGCGGATGTAGCAGAGCACGTCGCCGGAGGCCGCGACCGGAATCAGTTTCCCGTCCTTCAGGCACTCGCACCGCGCGCGCAGCCTTCCGAGTGCCCGGTACCAATCCGTCAGTTCCTCGTCCTGCCGCCCCCACGGGAACGGGGCGCGGTTGAACGGGTCCGCGTAGCCCTCCATCCCGGCTTCATCCCCATAATAAAGGCACGGAACACCCGGCAGGGTGTATTGAAGCAGCGACGCGCAGCGCAGCAGGGCCAGCCCCCGGCGGCGCTGTTCCGGAGAAAGCCGCGCCGCGCTCTGCCATTCGCGTCCCCGGCCCCGGCGCGGCTCCCCGGCCAGCACGGTCAGCGCGCGTTCCGTGTCGTGCGTTCCGATGTTGTTCATCAGGACCCGCACCACCTGCGGCGGATAGTTCTCCAGCACCGAGAGAATCGTCTCCATTGCCGCCGCCGCATCCCCGCCGGTCAGAAAGCTGAGGATCGCGTTGCGGAACGGGTAGTTCATCACGCTGTCGAGCTGCTTCCCCAACAGGTATTGCCGCCGTTTTCCGTAGGCGACCTTGTTGGAGGCGTCCTCCCAGACCTCGCCCGCGATCAGCGCGTCCGGTTTCTCCGCTTTCGCGGCGGCGCGCAGGGCTTCCAGAAACCCATCCGGCAGTTCGTCGGCCACGTCGAGCCGCCACCCCGCGGCTCCGGCCCGCAGCCAGCGGCGGATGATCCCGTTTTCCCCGCAGATATATTCTCTGTACTCCGGGTTCCCTTCCTCAACGTTCGGCAGAGTGGGGAAGTTCCACCAGCAGGCGTATTCATCGGGCCAGTTTTTAAAGGAATACCACGGATAATACGGAGATTCTTTCGATTGATACGCGCCCGGCCCGGAGTAGCGCCCTTCCCGGTTGAAATAGATGCTGTCGCTGCCCGTGTGGTTGAACACGCCGTCGAGCAGCACGCGGATGCCAAGCTCCGCCGCCGCCCCGCACAGCGCGCGGAAATCGTCCCCGTTCCCCAGCAGGGGGTCTGTTTTCGTATAGTCCGCCGTGTTGTACCGGTGGTTCGAGTGCGCCTCGAAGATCGGATTGAGGTACAGGCAGGTCACGCCGAGGGATTTTAAATACGGCAGCTTTTCCCGGATGCCCGCGAGGTCGCCGCCGAAATAGTCGGAGTTCGTGATCTTCCCTCTCGTGTCCGGCCGCCAGTCCGGCGTTTCGTCCCAGTCTCCGTGCAGCTTCCGGTCCGCCGGAACGCCGTCTTTTTTCTGCCCGGAGGAAAAAAATCGGTCCGGAAAAATCTGGTACAGCACCCCGCCAGCCAGCCAGTCCGGCGTCGCGAACTCTTTCCCGCAGACCGTCAGCTGCCACCGCGCGCCGCCGTCGAACCCGGCTTCGCCGCCCGGCCCGCGCGTCAGGCGGCGGGGCCCGCACGGCGTTTCCAGTTTAAAATCATAGAAATAGACGCCCGGCTCCTCGGCGGGGAAATGGCATTCCCACCATTCCGCCGCGTCCCCGTTCATGCCGCACCAGAACAGGCCGAACACCTGCTCCGGCCCGCCCGCGCCGTTCCGGACGATCAGATTTACGCCGGAGCAGCCAAGATTGCGCGGCAGCGTGATCTTAAAATGCACGCGGGTCCCGGCGGGCACCGCCCCCACCGGATCGCGGTAGATCGAGTTGCGGGAATTGAACATCGCGCATTCCCCCCGGTCCCTTAATTGACGCGTTTTCCGTGCGGGTCCGGAGCGGGCGACGCATGCCAGATCCCCTCCGCATATTCGCGGATCGCCCGGTCGGCTGAAAAGATTCCCGCCTGCGCCGTGTTAATCAGGCACATTCTCCGCCATTTCGCCGTGTCGAGATAGAGCTGCTCCGACCTAAGCCGCGCTTTTTCAAAGGAAGCGAAATCCGCCAGAACCATATAGGGGTCGGAGGAAAGCAGCGAATCCGCGATGTCCCGGAACGAAACGCCGCAGAATCCCGCGTCCATCGCGGCAAGGGCGGCTTTCAGCTCCGGGTTGTGGTCCGCGATGGCGCGCGGCTGGTAGCCGGCCTGTTTCAGTCCCTGCGCCTCCCCGGCATTCATGCCGAACAGGATCATGTTGTCATCTCCGACCGCTTCGCGGATTTCGATGTTCGCGCCATCCAGCGTGCCGAGCGTGACCGCGCCGTTGATCATGAATTTCATGTTGCCGGTCCCGCTGGCCTCCGTCCCCGCGAGCGAAATCTGTTCGCTGAGGTCCGCCGCCGGCATCAGAAGCTCCGCGAGCGTCACGCGGTAATCCTCCAGATAGATGACCTTCATCTTTTGGTTGACGCGCTCGTCGGCGTCGATCGTTTTGCCCAGATCAATGATAAAGCGGATGATCTGTTTTGCAAAGTAATATCCGGGCGCGGCCTTCGCGCCGAACAGATAGGTCCGCGGCGTGAACTCCATTTCGGGGTTCTCGCGCAGGCGCAGGTAGTCGGTCAGAATCTGCAGAGCGTTCAGGTGCTGGCGCTTGTATTCGTGCAGCCTTTTCACCTGCACGTCGAAAATCGAGTCCGGGTCGAGATCGACGCCATTTTCCCGTTTGACGTACCGGGCGAGCCGGAGCTTGTTCTCCCGTTTGACCGCCGCCATTTTTTCCAGCGCCGCCGGGTCGTTCTGATAGTTCATCAGGTTTTGGAGCTCGGAAGCGTCTCGCACGAAGCCGTCCCCGATCAACTCGGTCAGGAGCGCGGCCAGGCCCGGATTCGCCTGGCAGAGCCAGCGCCGGTGCGCGATCCCGTTGGTCACGTTCGTAAATTTTTCCGGCATTTCCGTATAAAAATCGTGGAACACGCGGTCCTTCAGGATTTCGGAGTGCAGCTTCGAAACTCCGTTGACGCTGTGGCAGGAAACCACGGCCAGATTCGCCATTTTAACGAATCCGTCGTTCCACGGGGCCATGCGGCCCACCTTGTAGCCGTCCACGCCCCGGTTGTGCATCCCGGCGCAGAAGCGGCGGTTGATTTCCTCCACGATCTGGTAGATGCGGGGCAGGCGCATGCGGAACAGGTCGATTCCCCAGCACTCGAGCGCCTCCGCCATCACCGTGTGGTTCGTGTAGGCGAAGACTTCCCGCACGATGTCCCACGCGGCGTCCCAGCCGTAGCCGCACTCGTCCAGCATGACGCGCATCATCTCGGGAATCGCCAGCACCGGATGCGTGTCGTTCAGGTGGATTGCGGCGCAGTCGGGCAGGTTGTCGAGCGTCCGGTTCTGGAACAGATGGTGCCGGATAATGTCCTGCACGGCGGCCGAAACCAGGAAATACTGCTGCGAAAGCCGGAGGCTTTTTCCCTCCGGATGGTTGTCGTCCGGGTAGAGCACCTTCGTGATGCTCTCCGCCGTCGCCTTCTGCTCGACGGCGCGCAGGTAATCCCCGCCGTTGAACAGATTCATGTCGAAATCCTCGCTGGTCGCCGACCACAGCCGAAGCCGGCTGACGCCCCGGCCGTCCATTCCCGGAACATAAAGGTCGCTCGGCACGGCCGTGACCTTCGTGTAATTCTTGTGGTTCACCACATGAAACCCGTTGTTCCAGTAGTCTTCGATCTTCCCGTTGAAATGGACCTCCACGCTTTTTTCCGGCTCGCTCCGGAGCCAGATCTTGCCGCCCGGAAGCCAGAAGTCCGGCAGCTCCGTCTGCCAGCCGTCCACCAGCTTCTGCCGGAAGATGCCGTACTCGTAGCGCAGGGAATACCCCGTCGCCGGGTATCCGAGCGTCGCCAGCGCGTCCAGGAAACAGGCCGCGAGACGGCCCAGCCCCCCGTTTCCGAGGCCCGCGTCCGGCTCCTGCTCGTAGAGCGCGTCGAGCTTGAGTCC
This window contains:
- a CDS encoding glycogen/starch/alpha-glucan phosphorylase is translated as MIYRQPVKKIQESICSMLELVFGVSLKNATDEQCYKAAALCVRDLMEKGRSEFIRGAEKAGTKHIYYLCMEFLLGRSLKNCLFNLGIEEDYRQALSGLGLKLDALYEQEPDAGLGNGGLGRLAACFLDALATLGYPATGYSLRYEYGIFRQKLVDGWQTELPDFWLPGGKIWLRSEPEKSVEVHFNGKIEDYWNNGFHVVNHKNYTKVTAVPSDLYVPGMDGRGVSRLRLWSATSEDFDMNLFNGGDYLRAVEQKATAESITKVLYPDDNHPEGKSLRLSQQYFLVSAAVQDIIRHHLFQNRTLDNLPDCAAIHLNDTHPVLAIPEMMRVMLDECGYGWDAAWDIVREVFAYTNHTVMAEALECWGIDLFRMRLPRIYQIVEEINRRFCAGMHNRGVDGYKVGRMAPWNDGFVKMANLAVVSCHSVNGVSKLHSEILKDRVFHDFYTEMPEKFTNVTNGIAHRRWLCQANPGLAALLTELIGDGFVRDASELQNLMNYQNDPAALEKMAAVKRENKLRLARYVKRENGVDLDPDSIFDVQVKRLHEYKRQHLNALQILTDYLRLRENPEMEFTPRTYLFGAKAAPGYYFAKQIIRFIIDLGKTIDADERVNQKMKVIYLEDYRVTLAELLMPAADLSEQISLAGTEASGTGNMKFMINGAVTLGTLDGANIEIREAVGDDNMILFGMNAGEAQGLKQAGYQPRAIADHNPELKAALAAMDAGFCGVSFRDIADSLLSSDPYMVLADFASFEKARLRSEQLYLDTAKWRRMCLINTAQAGIFSADRAIREYAEGIWHASPAPDPHGKRVN